The following coding sequences are from one Aeromicrobium duanguangcaii window:
- a CDS encoding GatB/YqeY domain-containing protein, producing the protein MSALKDRLRDDLNTALKARDALRTSVIRMALAAITNAEVAGKEARELTDDDVLTVLSSEAKKRRESATAFDEGNRPELAEKERAEAAILADYLPEPLSAEEISAIVAETIDQTGAAGEGMKAMGKVMGAVTAKTKGRADGGAVAAEVRRQLGA; encoded by the coding sequence ATGTCAGCTCTCAAGGATCGACTCCGCGACGACCTCAACACCGCCCTGAAGGCCCGTGACGCCCTGCGCACCTCGGTCATCCGGATGGCGCTGGCGGCGATCACCAACGCCGAGGTCGCCGGCAAGGAGGCGCGCGAGCTGACCGACGACGACGTCCTGACCGTCCTGTCGTCCGAGGCCAAGAAGCGCCGCGAGTCGGCCACCGCGTTCGACGAGGGGAACCGTCCCGAGCTCGCCGAGAAGGAGCGCGCCGAGGCCGCCATCTTGGCCGACTACCTGCCGGAGCCGCTGAGCGCCGAGGAGATCTCGGCGATCGTTGCCGAGACCATCGATCAGACCGGCGCCGCGGGCGAGGGCATGAAGGCCATGGGCAAGGTCATGGGCGCCGTCACGGCGAAGACCAAGGGCCGCGCCGACGGAGGCGCCGTCGCGGCCGAGGTCAGGCGCCAGCTCGGCGCCTGA
- a CDS encoding ABC transporter permease, with protein MSTTTVTPAATRPSVKASAARARVIARTELRLIARSKATLISATAFPLLFAAFVIAQAETARNAAVGMICMVLAFFALFAIYLTATTTLVTRRQDLFLKRLRSGETSDGAILAGVMAAPLVLFLAQVAVVAGVLVALDIPAPSRPWWILVAVVGLVASSLTAATATAALTPNASAAQISTMPFITVVLGSLIAGPLVESRYLDLTPGGAVVTLVRAAYDLELAGSPWFATAGLALWTWVGVDLTRRYFRWEPRH; from the coding sequence ATGAGCACCACGACCGTGACCCCCGCCGCCACCCGACCCTCCGTCAAGGCATCGGCTGCCCGGGCCCGGGTGATCGCCCGCACCGAGCTGCGCCTCATCGCCCGGTCCAAGGCCACGCTGATCAGCGCGACCGCGTTCCCGCTGCTGTTCGCCGCCTTCGTCATCGCGCAGGCCGAGACGGCGCGGAACGCCGCTGTCGGGATGATCTGCATGGTGCTGGCCTTCTTCGCCCTGTTCGCCATCTACCTCACGGCCACGACGACGCTGGTCACCCGCCGCCAGGACCTGTTCCTCAAGCGGCTGCGGTCCGGCGAGACGTCCGACGGCGCGATCCTGGCCGGAGTGATGGCCGCGCCGCTGGTGTTGTTCCTGGCGCAGGTCGCCGTGGTCGCCGGTGTCCTCGTCGCGCTCGACATCCCCGCCCCGTCGCGACCGTGGTGGATCCTCGTGGCCGTCGTCGGCCTGGTGGCGTCGAGCCTGACGGCGGCCACCGCCACGGCGGCGCTCACGCCGAACGCGAGCGCGGCCCAGATCTCGACGATGCCCTTCATCACCGTCGTGCTGGGATCGCTGATCGCCGGACCGTTGGTCGAGAGCCGGTACCTCGACCTGACCCCCGGCGGAGCGGTCGTGACGCTCGTCCGCGCCGCCTACGATCTCGAGCTGGCCGGCAGCCCGTGGTTCGCGACGGCGGGGCTGGCGCTGTGGACGTGGGTGGGCGTCGATCTCACGCGCCGGTACTTCCGCTGGGAGCCGCGGCACTGA
- a CDS encoding ABC transporter ATP-binding protein — translation MDITTDTVIEAHGLTCSYGDFVAVRDLDLTVQRGELFALLGTNGAGKTTTMETLEGHRGADGGQVRVLGLDPQRDRAALRPRIGMMLQETGFAGDLTVRETLEMWAALTTRPDPVADVLERVELADRADTRVVQLSGGQRRRLDLALATLNRPEVLFLDEPTAGLDPESRERTWSLVTDLLAGGTTVVLTTHYLEEAESLADRIAIMHGGRIVREGTLEQIVGAAPAQITFRAPLADGAQLERELRTVVDPQDLHVDGDHVRLGVAELQPALGRLLGWADQHDHRLGRLHAQEASLSEVFTRISQDRIEENA, via the coding sequence ATGGACATCACCACCGACACCGTCATCGAGGCCCACGGGCTGACGTGCTCCTACGGGGACTTCGTCGCCGTGCGCGACCTCGACCTGACGGTCCAGCGCGGCGAGCTGTTCGCGCTCCTGGGCACGAACGGCGCCGGCAAGACCACGACCATGGAGACCCTGGAGGGCCACCGCGGCGCCGACGGCGGGCAGGTGCGCGTGCTCGGGCTCGACCCGCAGCGCGACCGGGCCGCCCTGCGCCCGCGCATCGGCATGATGCTGCAGGAGACCGGGTTCGCCGGCGACCTGACCGTCCGCGAGACACTCGAGATGTGGGCCGCGCTGACGACCCGCCCCGATCCCGTCGCCGACGTTCTCGAGCGCGTCGAGCTGGCCGATCGCGCCGACACCCGGGTCGTCCAGCTGTCCGGTGGCCAGCGCCGTCGCCTGGACCTCGCCCTCGCCACCCTCAACCGCCCCGAGGTGCTCTTCCTCGACGAGCCGACCGCCGGACTGGACCCCGAGTCGCGCGAGCGCACCTGGAGCCTGGTGACCGACCTGCTGGCCGGCGGCACGACCGTCGTCCTGACCACGCACTACCTCGAGGAGGCCGAGTCGCTGGCCGACCGCATCGCGATCATGCACGGCGGGCGGATCGTGCGCGAGGGCACGCTGGAGCAGATCGTCGGGGCCGCCCCGGCCCAGATCACGTTCCGCGCACCGCTCGCCGACGGGGCGCAACTGGAGCGCGAACTGCGTACCGTGGTCGACCCGCAGGACCTGCACGTCGACGGGGACCACGTCCGGCTCGGGGTCGCCGAGCTGCAGCCGGCCCTCGGCCGCCTGCTGGGCTGGGCGGACCAGCACGACCACCGCCTCGGCCGCCTGCACGCCCAGGAGGCGAGCCTGTCCGAGGTCTTCACCCGCATCAGCCAGGACCGTATCGAGGAGAACGCATGA
- a CDS encoding sensor histidine kinase yields the protein MSPNPDGFVATWRYTATSLWLYVVIGLIGPVARAVSDLAAGIAVVRTVGLLVVIAAVVWFSCRPLIAAAKAGLGQQQFSWGQRARFLAPALLVFPLAWLPPTFPPGVVLVPWLVVSLLAIDLAPRWRNNAVPLVLVLLVGLYALGGWDRLGQLDWSGAYAIGFIAVFLPVVSVFQVWLWQLMLQVRSRGEAEADLAAVRERLRLAADLHDVQGHHLQVIALKAELAERQLDWDPEAARATMNEVQQIARAAIAETKEIVRGYRRTSLREEMANAAAVLEAAGAAVQVDCVGELEQPLFALALREATTNILRHSDATSVRIAASPQRFAITNDGAGPATSSHGTGLASLTERVAAAGGRLAVRREEGHFTLEVTV from the coding sequence GTGAGTCCGAATCCCGACGGCTTCGTCGCCACCTGGCGCTACACCGCGACGAGCCTGTGGCTCTACGTGGTGATCGGCCTCATCGGGCCGGTCGCTCGAGCCGTGAGCGACCTCGCGGCGGGGATCGCCGTCGTCCGCACGGTCGGGCTGCTCGTCGTCATCGCAGCGGTCGTGTGGTTCTCCTGTCGTCCGCTGATCGCGGCCGCGAAGGCGGGGCTCGGTCAGCAGCAGTTCTCCTGGGGGCAGCGGGCGAGATTCCTGGCTCCCGCGTTGCTGGTCTTCCCGCTGGCGTGGCTGCCGCCCACGTTCCCGCCCGGCGTCGTCCTCGTGCCGTGGCTGGTCGTGTCGCTGCTGGCGATCGACCTCGCGCCGCGGTGGCGGAACAACGCGGTGCCGCTCGTGCTGGTGCTGCTCGTCGGCCTGTACGCCCTCGGCGGCTGGGACCGGCTGGGGCAGCTGGACTGGTCCGGCGCCTACGCGATCGGCTTCATCGCGGTCTTCCTGCCCGTGGTCAGCGTCTTCCAGGTCTGGCTGTGGCAGCTCATGCTGCAGGTGCGCTCGCGGGGCGAGGCCGAGGCCGATCTCGCCGCCGTGCGCGAGCGGTTGCGGTTGGCGGCCGACCTGCACGACGTGCAGGGCCACCACCTGCAGGTGATCGCGCTCAAGGCCGAGCTGGCCGAGCGTCAGCTCGACTGGGACCCCGAGGCGGCCCGCGCCACGATGAACGAGGTCCAGCAGATCGCCCGCGCAGCCATCGCCGAGACGAAGGAGATCGTGCGCGGCTACCGCCGGACCAGCCTGCGCGAGGAGATGGCGAACGCCGCCGCCGTGCTCGAGGCCGCCGGCGCGGCCGTCCAGGTCGACTGTGTCGGCGAGCTCGAGCAGCCGCTGTTCGCGCTGGCGCTGCGTGAGGCGACGACGAACATCCTGCGCCACAGCGACGCGACCTCGGTGCGGATCGCCGCATCCCCGCAGCGGTTCGCGATCACCAACGACGGCGCCGGTCCCGCGACGTCGTCCCACGGGACGGGCCTGGCCTCGCTGACCGAGCGCGTCGCCGCTGCCGGCGGCCGACTGGCGGTCCGGCGCGAGGAGGGCCACTTCACGCTGGAGGTGACGGTGTGA
- a CDS encoding response regulator transcription factor, which translates to MIRVVVVDDEEMIRSAIVALLALEEDLDIVGEAANGADGLDLVRLHEPHVVLLDLEMPPTDGIEVSTQIAAPTRSVLMTRHARPGVLRRAMAAGISGFVPKSSPVSTLAQVIREVAAGRRYVDSEVAAAALVAETCPLSDRELDALRLTRRHVSIAEIAGTLHLAEGTVRNYLSSAMAKTDTSSRYEAAEHAYEHGWI; encoded by the coding sequence GTGATCCGCGTGGTGGTCGTCGACGACGAGGAGATGATCCGCAGCGCGATCGTGGCGCTCCTCGCCCTGGAGGAGGACCTCGACATCGTGGGCGAGGCCGCGAACGGCGCGGACGGCCTCGACCTGGTCCGGCTGCACGAGCCGCACGTCGTGCTGCTCGACCTGGAGATGCCGCCGACCGACGGGATCGAGGTGTCGACCCAGATCGCGGCGCCGACGCGCTCGGTGCTGATGACTCGCCATGCCCGTCCGGGCGTGCTGCGGCGGGCCATGGCGGCCGGGATCTCGGGTTTCGTGCCGAAGTCGAGCCCGGTGTCCACGCTGGCGCAGGTGATCCGCGAGGTCGCGGCGGGCCGGCGCTACGTCGACTCCGAGGTCGCCGCGGCGGCGCTCGTGGCCGAGACGTGCCCCTTGTCGGATCGCGAGCTCGATGCCCTGCGCCTGACCCGGCGGCATGTGTCGATCGCCGAGATCGCGGGCACGCTGCACCTGGCCGAGGGCACGGTGCGCAACTACCTGTCGAGCGCGATGGCCAAGACGGACACCTCCTCGCGGTACGAGGCGGCCGAGCACGCGTACGAGCACGGCTGGATCTGA
- a CDS encoding metallophosphoesterase: protein MRLGRLAAATTALGLGTLGYSYVEATRRFVVREFTAPVLPAGHEPLRVLHLSDIHLVPGQLPKREWLESLAALEPDLVVDTGDNLAHADSVSPLVASLAGLLGVPGVFVFGSNDYFSPKLKSPTTYLSGGTGVDVGGDWSRSPDLPFEDLRAAFTQQGWLDLNNDRGELTVKGTRIAFTGVDDPHLRFDRLDHQPADATADLRIGVAHAPYLRVLDSFNAAGNELILAGHTHGGQLQVPGFGALVTNCDIDRARANGLHTHQTPGHHASWLHVSAGCGTSPFTPFRFSCRPEATVLTLTG, encoded by the coding sequence ATGAGACTGGGACGGCTGGCAGCGGCGACGACCGCGCTCGGGCTCGGCACGTTGGGCTACTCGTACGTCGAGGCGACCCGCCGGTTCGTGGTCCGCGAGTTCACCGCGCCCGTCCTGCCCGCCGGGCACGAGCCGCTGCGGGTGCTCCACCTCTCCGACATCCACCTGGTGCCCGGCCAGCTGCCCAAGCGCGAGTGGCTCGAGTCGCTGGCTGCGCTGGAGCCGGACCTGGTCGTGGACACCGGTGACAACCTCGCGCACGCGGACTCCGTGTCGCCGCTGGTCGCCTCGCTCGCCGGGCTGCTGGGCGTCCCCGGTGTGTTCGTCTTCGGGTCCAACGACTACTTCTCGCCGAAGCTCAAGAGCCCCACGACCTACCTGAGCGGCGGCACCGGCGTCGACGTCGGCGGCGACTGGAGCCGGTCGCCGGACCTGCCCTTCGAGGACCTGCGCGCCGCGTTCACCCAGCAGGGCTGGCTGGACCTCAACAACGACCGCGGCGAGCTCACGGTCAAGGGCACGCGCATCGCGTTCACGGGCGTCGACGACCCGCACCTGCGGTTCGACCGGCTCGACCACCAGCCGGCCGACGCCACGGCCGACCTGCGGATCGGGGTGGCCCACGCTCCCTACCTGCGCGTCCTGGACTCGTTCAACGCCGCGGGCAACGAGCTGATCCTCGCGGGGCACACGCACGGGGGCCAGCTGCAGGTGCCCGGCTTCGGCGCCCTGGTCACGAACTGCGACATCGATCGGGCCCGCGCGAACGGCCTGCACACGCACCAGACGCCCGGTCACCACGCCTCGTGGCTGCACGTCTCGGCAGGCTGCGGAACCTCGCCGTTCACGCCCTTCCGGTTCTCCTGCCGACCCGAGGCGACAGTTCTCACCCTGACCGGGTAG
- a CDS encoding acetoacetate--CoA ligase — protein MSADVLWKPPHRGTTQIERFAAWIAQHRGVDVPDYDSLWQWSVDDIAGFWGAWLEYLELPYDGDATEVLPDASMPGARWFPDVRLNYAEAMLRLPGRADDDVVVVARSQSRDEISLTAAGLRDQVARARQGLIDAGVGPGDRVAAYSPNIPETLVLLLAAASLGAIFSSCAPEFGTQSVIDRWQQIQPVVLLAVDGYRYGDKGIDRREQVETITAALPSLRTVVWLPYLDFEATVPAEAITWQQFTATPGPLEFDRVAFDAPLYVLFSSGTTGLPKPIVHGHGGITIEHLKALALQSDLGPADRFFWFSTTGWMMWNYLVSGIGVGATVVMFDGNPAHPDLGELWRMAAEVGVTYFGTSAPYLLQCRKEGLHPARIADLSSLRAIGSTGAPLPEAGFRWVYEEFEPHVQLCSVSGGTDTCAAFVGAAPTVPVYAGEISCRCLGCDVDSFDASGQPVRDQLGELVIKQPMPSMPVGFWGDEDGSRYRAAYFEDFPGVWRHGDWINLTSYGSCTITGRSDATLNRGGVRLGTSEFYSVVESLPEVADSIVVHLEDTEGGAGRLLLFVALVEGAQLDEALTKQIASELRSKLSPRHVPDEIHQVRGMPRTLSGKKLEVPVKKILRGTPVDEAAAKGALQNPEVLDDFEAFRS, from the coding sequence ATGTCCGCCGACGTCCTCTGGAAACCGCCTCATCGAGGCACCACGCAGATCGAGCGATTCGCGGCGTGGATCGCGCAGCACCGGGGCGTGGACGTCCCTGACTACGACTCCCTGTGGCAGTGGTCGGTCGACGACATCGCGGGCTTCTGGGGCGCGTGGCTGGAGTACCTGGAGCTGCCGTACGACGGCGACGCCACCGAGGTCCTGCCGGACGCGTCGATGCCCGGGGCCCGCTGGTTCCCCGACGTCCGGCTGAACTACGCCGAGGCGATGCTGCGCCTGCCCGGTCGCGCCGACGACGACGTCGTGGTGGTCGCCCGGTCGCAGAGCCGCGACGAGATCAGCCTGACCGCCGCGGGTCTGCGCGATCAGGTGGCCCGGGCACGGCAGGGTCTGATCGACGCCGGCGTCGGTCCGGGTGACCGGGTCGCGGCGTACTCGCCCAATATCCCCGAGACGCTGGTCCTGCTGCTGGCGGCCGCCAGCCTCGGGGCGATCTTCTCCTCGTGCGCCCCGGAGTTCGGCACGCAGAGCGTCATCGACCGCTGGCAGCAGATCCAGCCGGTCGTGCTGCTGGCCGTCGACGGCTACCGCTACGGGGACAAGGGCATCGACCGCCGCGAGCAGGTCGAGACCATCACCGCCGCGTTGCCGAGCCTGCGCACCGTGGTGTGGCTGCCGTACCTCGACTTCGAGGCGACCGTCCCGGCCGAGGCGATCACGTGGCAGCAGTTCACGGCGACGCCCGGGCCGCTGGAGTTCGACCGGGTGGCCTTCGACGCCCCGCTGTACGTCCTGTTCTCGTCGGGCACCACCGGCCTGCCCAAGCCGATCGTGCACGGGCACGGCGGCATCACGATCGAGCACCTCAAGGCGCTCGCCCTGCAGAGCGACCTCGGTCCGGCCGACCGCTTCTTCTGGTTCTCGACCACGGGCTGGATGATGTGGAACTACCTCGTCTCGGGGATCGGCGTCGGGGCCACCGTGGTGATGTTCGACGGCAACCCGGCCCACCCCGACCTGGGCGAGCTGTGGCGCATGGCGGCCGAGGTCGGCGTCACGTACTTCGGCACCAGCGCGCCGTACCTGCTGCAGTGCCGCAAGGAGGGCCTGCACCCCGCCCGGATCGCCGACCTGTCGTCGCTGCGCGCGATCGGCTCCACGGGCGCGCCGCTGCCCGAGGCGGGGTTCCGGTGGGTCTACGAGGAGTTCGAGCCGCACGTGCAGCTGTGCTCGGTCTCGGGCGGCACCGACACGTGCGCCGCCTTCGTGGGAGCCGCGCCGACCGTGCCGGTCTACGCCGGCGAGATCTCGTGCCGCTGCCTGGGCTGCGACGTCGACTCCTTCGACGCGTCCGGCCAGCCCGTGCGCGACCAGCTCGGCGAGCTCGTCATCAAGCAGCCGATGCCCTCGATGCCGGTCGGCTTCTGGGGCGACGAGGACGGCTCGCGCTATCGCGCCGCCTACTTCGAGGACTTCCCGGGCGTCTGGCGCCACGGCGACTGGATCAACCTGACCTCGTACGGCTCCTGCACGATCACCGGTCGCAGCGACGCCACCCTGAACCGTGGCGGCGTGCGGCTGGGCACCTCGGAGTTCTACTCGGTGGTCGAGTCACTGCCCGAGGTCGCCGACAGCATCGTGGTCCACCTCGAGGACACCGAGGGCGGCGCCGGACGGCTGCTGCTGTTCGTGGCGCTGGTCGAGGGCGCGCAGCTGGACGAGGCCCTGACGAAGCAGATCGCCAGCGAGCTGCGGTCCAAGCTCTCGCCGCGCCACGTGCCCGACGAGATCCACCAGGTGCGCGGCATGCCGCGCACGCTCTCGGGCAAGAAGCTCGAGGTGCCCGTCAAGAAGATCCTGCGCGGCACCCCGGTCGACGAGGCCGCCGCGAAGGGCGCCCTGCAGAACCCCGAGGTCCTGGACGACTTCGAGGCCTTCCGCTCCTGA
- a CDS encoding aspartate-semialdehyde dehydrogenase, with amino-acid sequence MSARIGVVGATGQVGAVMRQLLEERDFPAESVRFFASARSAGKTLPFRGQEIVVEDTATADVSGLDIALFSAGATMSKVQAPRFAEAGVTVIDNSSAWRKDPNIPLVVSEVNPGAIPAGDGPRGRGIIANPNCTTMAAMPVLKPLHDAAGLVRLTVSSYQAVSGSGLAGVEELHSQALATVEKADALTHDGHAVSFPEPVKYVKPIAFNVVALAGSIVDDGSNETDEEQKLRNESRKILGLPDLRVAGTCVRVPVFTGHSLSIHAEFADDITPEQATQILSSAPGVQLADVPNPLDAAGQDPSFVGRIRQDRSIEGNKGLVLFVTGDNLRKGAALNTIQIAELLV; translated from the coding sequence ATGAGCGCACGCATCGGAGTCGTCGGCGCGACGGGCCAGGTCGGCGCCGTCATGCGCCAACTGCTGGAGGAGCGCGACTTCCCCGCCGAGTCCGTCCGCTTCTTCGCCTCGGCGCGCTCGGCGGGCAAGACCCTGCCGTTCCGCGGCCAGGAGATCGTCGTCGAGGACACCGCCACCGCGGACGTCTCCGGCCTCGACATCGCGCTGTTCAGCGCCGGCGCCACGATGAGCAAGGTGCAGGCCCCGCGCTTCGCCGAGGCGGGCGTCACCGTCATCGACAACTCGTCGGCCTGGCGCAAGGACCCGAACATCCCGCTGGTCGTCAGTGAGGTGAACCCCGGCGCGATCCCCGCCGGGGACGGCCCGCGCGGTCGCGGCATCATCGCGAACCCGAACTGCACCACGATGGCCGCGATGCCGGTCCTCAAGCCGCTGCACGACGCCGCGGGTCTCGTCCGGCTCACCGTCAGCAGCTACCAGGCCGTGTCCGGATCGGGCCTGGCCGGCGTCGAGGAGCTGCACTCGCAGGCCCTCGCCACGGTCGAGAAGGCCGACGCGCTGACCCACGACGGTCACGCCGTGTCGTTCCCCGAGCCGGTCAAGTACGTCAAGCCGATCGCGTTCAACGTGGTCGCGCTGGCCGGCTCGATCGTCGACGACGGCTCGAACGAGACCGACGAGGAACAGAAGCTGCGCAACGAGTCGCGCAAGATCCTCGGCCTGCCCGACCTGCGGGTCGCGGGCACCTGCGTGCGCGTGCCGGTCTTCACGGGCCACTCGCTGTCGATCCACGCCGAGTTCGCCGACGACATCACGCCCGAGCAGGCGACGCAGATCCTGTCCTCGGCTCCCGGCGTGCAGCTGGCCGACGTGCCGAACCCGCTCGACGCGGCCGGCCAGGACCCCAGCTTCGTCGGCCGGATCCGTCAGGACCGGTCGATCGAGGGCAACAAGGGTCTGGTCCTGTTCGTCACCGGCGACAACCTGCGCAAGGGCGCCGCGCTCAACACGATCCAGATCGCCGAGCTGCTCGTCTGA
- a CDS encoding aspartate kinase, with the protein MGIVVQKYGGSSVADATSIKRVANRIVATKKAGHDVVVVVSAMGDTTDELIDLANQVSPLPPGRELDMLLTAGERISMALLAMAIETLGQEARSFTGSQAGVITDDVHGKAKIIDVTPGRLQSAIDDGAIVIVAGFQGVSQTTKDITTLGRGGSDTTAVALAAALDADVCEIYTDVDGIFTADPRIVPTASRIPAISYEETLEMAANGAKILHLRCVEYARRNSMPIHVRSSFSDKTGTWVVASEDVSKYTEEGQAMEHAIISGVAHDRSEAKITVVGVPDKVGYAAAVLRALAEAQINIDMIVQNVSAAATALTDISFSLPRDDGQAAMTALARLKDQIGFERLQYDDSIGKVSIVGAGMRSQPGITATFFEALASAGVNIGMISTSEIRISVVVGENEVDAAVNAAHEAFGLGAADTEAVVYGGTGR; encoded by the coding sequence ATGGGCATCGTCGTGCAGAAGTACGGCGGCTCGTCGGTGGCGGACGCCACCAGCATCAAGCGAGTCGCCAACCGCATCGTGGCGACCAAGAAGGCCGGTCACGACGTGGTCGTCGTCGTGTCCGCGATGGGCGACACGACCGACGAGCTGATCGACCTCGCGAACCAGGTGTCGCCGCTGCCCCCGGGCCGCGAGCTCGACATGCTGCTGACCGCCGGCGAGCGAATCTCCATGGCGCTGCTGGCCATGGCGATCGAGACGCTCGGCCAGGAGGCTCGCAGCTTCACCGGCTCGCAGGCCGGCGTCATCACCGACGACGTCCACGGCAAGGCCAAGATCATCGACGTCACGCCCGGTCGCCTGCAGTCGGCGATCGACGACGGCGCGATCGTCATCGTCGCGGGCTTCCAGGGCGTCTCGCAGACCACGAAGGACATCACGACGCTCGGTCGCGGCGGCTCGGACACCACCGCCGTCGCCCTCGCCGCGGCGCTGGACGCCGACGTCTGCGAGATCTACACCGACGTCGACGGCATCTTCACCGCCGATCCCCGGATCGTGCCCACGGCCAGCCGTATCCCGGCGATCTCCTACGAGGAGACGCTGGAGATGGCCGCCAACGGCGCCAAGATCCTGCACCTGCGGTGCGTCGAGTACGCCCGCCGCAACTCCATGCCCATCCACGTGCGGTCGTCGTTCAGCGACAAGACCGGCACGTGGGTCGTGGCCAGTGAAGACGTCAGCAAGTACACGGAAGAAGGACAGGCGATGGAGCACGCGATCATCTCCGGGGTCGCCCACGACCGCAGCGAGGCCAAGATCACCGTCGTCGGCGTGCCCGACAAGGTGGGCTACGCCGCCGCCGTCTTGCGCGCCCTGGCCGAGGCCCAGATCAACATCGACATGATCGTCCAGAACGTGTCGGCCGCCGCCACGGCGCTCACCGACATCTCGTTCAGCCTGCCCCGGGACGACGGCCAGGCCGCGATGACCGCGCTGGCCCGCCTCAAGGACCAGATCGGCTTCGAGCGCCTGCAGTACGACGACAGCATCGGCAAGGTCTCGATCGTCGGCGCCGGCATGCGCTCGCAGCCCGGCATCACCGCGACGTTCTTCGAGGCGCTGGCGTCGGCCGGCGTCAACATCGGCATGATCTCGACCTCCGAGATCCGCATCTCGGTCGTCGTCGGCGAGAACGAGGTCGACGCCGCGGTCAACGCCGCCCACGAGGCCTTCGGCCTGGGCGCGGCCGACACCGAGGCCGTCGTGTACGGAGGGACCGGACGATGA
- the recR gene encoding recombination mediator RecR codes for MYESVIQDLIDELGRLPGIGPKSAQRIAFHLLDADPDDVKRFAQTLVDAKTKVLFCSVCGNVTVDTTCRICADPRRDETVLCVVEESKDVIAIERTREFRGRYHVLGGAISPIAGIGPDQLRIKELLLRLQDGTVTEVIIATDPNLEGEATATYLMRMLVPIGLRVTKLASGLPVGGDLEYADEVTLGRAFEGRTAVG; via the coding sequence GTGTACGAAAGTGTGATTCAGGACCTCATCGACGAGCTCGGACGTCTGCCGGGCATCGGCCCGAAGAGCGCCCAGCGGATCGCCTTCCACCTGCTCGACGCCGATCCCGACGACGTGAAGCGCTTCGCGCAGACCCTCGTCGACGCCAAGACGAAGGTCCTGTTCTGCTCGGTGTGCGGCAACGTCACCGTCGACACGACGTGCCGCATCTGCGCCGATCCCCGCCGCGACGAGACCGTGCTGTGCGTCGTCGAGGAGAGCAAGGACGTCATCGCGATCGAGCGCACGCGCGAGTTCCGCGGCCGGTACCACGTGCTCGGCGGCGCGATCAGCCCCATCGCGGGCATCGGACCGGACCAGCTGCGCATCAAGGAGCTGCTGCTGCGGCTGCAGGACGGCACCGTCACCGAGGTCATCATCGCGACGGACCCCAACCTCGAGGGCGAGGCCACCGCGACGTACCTGATGCGGATGCTGGTGCCGATCGGCCTGCGCGTCACCAAGCTCGCCAGCGGCCTGCCCGTCGGCGGCGACCTCGAGTACGCCGACGAGGTCACCCTCGGGCGCGCCTTCGAGGGCCGCACCGCCGTCGGCTGA
- a CDS encoding DMT family transporter, with translation MSWIVLVISGLFEAVWATALGRSEGFSKLGPTLVFAGALVVSMGGLAWAMRDLPVGTSYAVWVAIGAAGTVAYAMITGTEPASVAKIALLLGLVGCVVGLKMLDH, from the coding sequence ATGTCCTGGATCGTCCTGGTGATCTCCGGCCTGTTCGAGGCCGTGTGGGCCACCGCCCTGGGTCGCAGCGAGGGCTTCAGCAAGCTCGGCCCCACTCTCGTGTTCGCGGGCGCCCTGGTCGTCAGCATGGGCGGCCTCGCCTGGGCCATGCGCGACCTGCCGGTCGGCACCTCGTACGCCGTCTGGGTCGCCATCGGTGCCGCCGGCACCGTGGCCTACGCGATGATCACCGGCACCGAGCCCGCGTCCGTGGCCAAGATCGCGTTGCTGCTCGGCCTCGTCGGGTGCGTCGTCGGGCTGAAGATGCTGGACCACTGA